A stretch of DNA from Carya illinoinensis cultivar Pawnee chromosome 12, C.illinoinensisPawnee_v1, whole genome shotgun sequence:
CCAAAGAATTGGAGATTGAGGGAGAGATAGACCAAGCTCACGGATAAGCGTTTGTATCCACATAAGTTCAGCAGCTGAGGCAGCAACAGCCTTGTACTCAACCTCTGTTGATGATCTAGCCAcggtcttttgtttttttgagctCCATGAGAGTAGATGCTTGCCGAGATATATGCAGTAGCCTCCTGTTGATCGACGATCGTCTAGGCCGCCTCCCCAATCGGCATCAGAATATACTTGAAGGTTGAATGTGGTCTGAGGTGCAAAAAGGAGGCCGTGATTGATAGTGGCTTTAAGGTATTGGAAGATTCGCTTGACAGCACTCCAATGAGTTGCTTTTGGAGCATGAAGGAATTGACAAACCTTATTGACCGAGTAGGCTATGTCGGGTCTAGTTAAAGAAAAATACTGTAAACCACCAACCAAGCTTCTGTACAAGGTgatatcatcaaaatcaggAGCATCAAACTTTGATAATTTGAGAGAAGCAGCCATTGGAGATGTCATGGGCTTAGCATGGAGCATGTTGCTCCGATTGAGAAGATTTTTAATGTACTTGCGCTGGGTTAAGATAAGACCTTGCTTACTGTGAACAACCTCAACACCAAGAAAGAATGACAAGTTGCCAAGGTCTTTTACTGGAAAAGTTTTTTCGAGATCACGTATAAGATTGGTTATGGCTTATATATGAGAGGTAGTGATAACTAGATCATCAACGTAGACCAACAAAAAAATTGTAGTGTGATCATGAGAAAATATGAACAACGACGAGTCAGCTTTAGATGCAGTAAAACCATAATGAAGAAGCCACGAGCTAAGTTCAGCAAACCATGATCTTGGGActtgtttgaggccatacaGAGCTTTATGAGGCTTGCATACGTAGTTGGGATGAACTGGGTCTATGAAGCCTTGGGGTTGTTGCATATAGACCTCATCAGTGAGTGTGCCTTGCAAAAAAGCATTGTGAATGTCCAATTGGTGCAGGGGCCATCTTCAGGTAACAGCAATGGACAAGATTAGGCGTACGGTGGTTGGCTTGACGACGGGACTGAAGGTCTCGTTGTAGTCAACCCCAGATTGTTGGTGAAAGCCTTTCGCCACTAGCCGTGCCTTTCTCCTCTCAAATGAACCGTCAgcattggttttggttttgtaaaCCCACTTGCAGCCAAGCACGTTAGAAATATTGACAGGGGAAACAAGACTCCATGTACGGTTTTTCATGAGAGCAGTGTACTCTTGAGCCATGGCTTTACGCCAATCTGGGAACTTAGAGGCTGTAGAGTAGCTTGAAGGATCATCAGGTACAGTAGCAGTAGTGATAAAACAATTTCGAGAAGGATAGGGAATGGTACCATCAGTGGCAATCCGTGGTCGGAGAGAGTTGGTGGAGGAGCGAGTTATGATGGGAGAACGTGGAGGAGCCATAGTGATGGTGGAAGGGCCATGATTCTGGGAAATAATGGGAGGATTAGAACTAGGTGGAGGGGAGAGaccagaggttgaagaagagTGTAGTCTCGGACTGGGAAAGGTAGCAGTATTGATGGGCTGAGACGAGCCAGGGCCAAGTAAAGATGGGGAGATAGGTGTAGAGGAAATTGGGCCTCGATTTGAGGAAATGGTAAGTGGGCCTGGAATGGGTGATTGAAAGAGGGGTAAGTAAATTTGAGGGGAGGATTCAGGAGTGTTGGCAATGGGCTGTGATATTCGTTTGTGAGGGAAGGATGTTTCATGAAACCGGACATCACGTGAAATGTAGAGTCGGTTTGTTTGTAGATCAAGACACTTGTACCCTTTGTAATTATTGCTATATCCTAAGAATAAGCATGAGGTTGATCGAAAGTTGAGTTTATTTGGTAAGTATGGACATAAGTTGGGCCAGCATTCACAACCAAACACCTTTAGAAACTTATAGTCAGGGTCTTTTTTATGGACCATGAAGTAAGGTGATTGGTTGTTAAGAGTAGGAGAGGGTAGGAGATTAATAAGATATACCGCGGTTTCAAAGGCGTCGGCCCAAAATGTGAAGGGTAAAGATGCTTGGGCCAAAAGTGCAAGTCCAGTTTTCACGATATGACGATATTTTCTTTCGACAAGCCCATTTTGTTGGTAGGTGTGTGGGCAAGAAAAGCGATGTTTAATTCCAAGTTTTTGGCACATGGAGGTGATGGGTTTAAATTCACCACCTCCATCGGTTTGCAAGGTTATTAACTTGGTTTTAAACATGCGTTCAACAAGAGGTAAAAAATTGGAAAAGATATTAAGGGCCTCAGATTTAAGTTTGAGAGGAAAAATCCAAGTAAATCTTGTAAAATGATCAACAAATGAGATATAATATTTAAAGCCCATTCTAGAAACATAAGGGGCAGGACCCCATAAGTCTAAGTACACTAAGTCAAGAGGCCCACTAGAAGAGGCCCGATTGGAATTAAAGGGAAGTTGGCAAGATTTTGCAAGAGGACACTCAGGGCATTGAAAGACAGCATCGGTAGGAGAAGTTGGCAATCACCTTGCACGCAGAATGCTGGAAACTTGAGCTAGAGATGGATGACCCATCCTTCGATGCCACTGGGCAAGAGAAGTACGTTCACCAATATGAGCAGAGGGAGTAGATGGTGGAGATGGGAAGACATAGAGGCCGTTATGGGTTGGCCCTGTGAGGAGGGTTCTCCGGCTCCGAGAGTCCTTAACAGAGAAGTGAGAagagtgaaattcaaagaaGCAGCAtttatcaacacaaaatttgaggAAAGAGACAAGGTTCTTAGTGATTAGTGGAACATGTAGTAAATTTTGAAGAAGAAATGAGTTAGAATCCGTGGGTAGAGATGAGTCACCGTAAGCATTGATTGAAAGACCATTACCATCACCTACGCGAATGGTTTCATCACCATTGTACTGTGCTGAGGACAAGTTCAAGTTGCTCATGTCATTTGTAATGTGATGAGTAGCTCCTGAATTTGGGTACCACGAGGTGTCAGAAGAGCTAGTCTGAGTTGGGAAGGTTGCCGTGTAGTTGGCAGAGAAATTTGAGGGAGCTTCATACTGAAAGGCATTGTTGAACCGATTTCTGCATTGAAGAGCAACGTGTCCAACCCTGTTGCATACTTGACAGGTAGGACGTGGTGATTGGTATTGTGGAGCAGTGTTGGTGAAGGAAGCACGTCCACGACCATTGTTGTGATAGCGTCCCCTGCCATGACCATTTCGACTACCACAGGAAGGTCCACGACCCCTTTGATCACGTGGGGTACTGGAGCTGTAATTTGCAGAAATTTCTCCAGAGGAAATGAGAGTTTTAGCATTGTGAGATATGTGGGTCTCATGAATGAGGAGCATTTGATATAATTCATGAGAGTGAATAGGGTTAGTTCTTGTAGTAATAGACGTTACAAACAGCTCATATGAAGGACCTAGCCCATTTAACAGGTAGGTAACAAGTTCTTTGTCAGATAAATGGTTTCCAGTAGCAGCTAAGCAATCAGCAAGTGAACGCACCTTGCCAAAATATTCAGAGATTGTTTGCTCTCCACGTGAGAGGTTGGTGAGTTGAAAACGCACCTAAAACTCCTTAGCTTGAGAATGAGAGGAGAACATTGAAGCAAGTTTGTTCCAGAGATCATATGCTGAAGTGGTGGAAAGAACATGGTTGAGGATGGATTCAGACAGAGACGAAAAGAGAATGCTGAGGACCATCTGGTCGGTGCGTTGCCATGAGAGAAAGGCAGGGTTAGGTTTGGGCGGTGAGTCAGCTTCAATGAGAAACTTAATGGGTGAGGGAGAGGTGCCATCAACAAATGAGTATAAGTCCTGGCCCCGTAGATAGGCAGAGGTTTGAACTTTCCATAGAAGATAGTTTTCAGTGGTTAGCTTGGTAGAGAAGAGATTagagaaagagggagaggaAGGGTTGGGTGAAGAGGAAGACGCGGCCATGGATCTATGTGGACAGTTTGTCAAATGGCTCTAGATACCATATCAGAGTAGCTAACACTGATGAAAAATAATTCTTTCCTTGAATATAAATGAGCAATACAGTGTTCTATATATAGACCTTTACAGTGAATAAGACAAGTAACAATTTACAGCAAAGAGTAACCGCACCTACAACAGAGAGTAACAACCAATTGTTCCTACAGTACATTctagaaatggaaagaataaaattagtGCTGTGTGGCACCGTGTGTATGCTGTAAGGATGAGCTACAATCCGTGGCATGATCAGTAAGGCTAATAAGAAGAAGATATATCAACTAGTTAAAGTGaggattttaatataattaaggtACCGAgctcttccaaaaaaaaataaaaatagttaacaGTACTGGCATATTCCATTTCAATCGATGCCAATCTTCAGTTGTCACTAACAAAAGTTGTATGATCAACAGATTAAAGAAGAAATGCCAAGAGAGTTTTGGGTTACATACCAATATGTCAAGCTCCCCAAACTGGGTACTGATGAAACTGGCCAAAGAAGAAACGCTAGCTGGGTCGGTCACATCAAGTTGATGAAAAAACACATGCAACCTCGAGTTTTTTAACAGCTTCATTGCCCCTCTTCGCAGCTCTTGCAGTCAATATCACCCTGATTCCATTTGAGGCTAGCCGTTTAGATATCTCGAATCCGATCCCTTTGTTAGCCCCCGTTACAACTGCAATCCTAGGAAAATGTTTGAAACAAATGCAGAAGCAAAGAAACGGTGGGTACTAAT
This window harbors:
- the LOC122289381 gene encoding uncharacterized mitochondrial protein AtMg00820-like, which translates into the protein MAPPRSPIITRSSTNSLRPRIATDGTIPYPSRNCFITTATVPDDPSSYSTASKFPDWRKAMAQEYTALMKNRTWSLVSPVNISNVLGCKWVYKTKTNADGSFERRKARLVAKGFHQQSGVDYNETFSPVVKPTTVRLILSIAVT